Proteins from one Gemmatimonadota bacterium genomic window:
- a CDS encoding FtsX-like permease family protein has product MLVLDLALKSLRNRAFSTSLTVGSIALSVALLIGVENVRVGMRESFSNTISQTDLIVGTKGGTIQLLLYSVFGMGAPTENVSWEAYRQWADHPAVEWTIPYSLGDSHRGFRVIGTNDDFYHRYRYRGGQEIALAEGRASEGLYDVTLGADVASELNYSLGDEIAVTHGIGEVGFLVHDHMPFTVVGVLAKTFTPVDRALYVTLEGMEAIHLEEGTSSASDDGHAHDEAEAPTDDGHVHEEAEESAPAEDGHAHEAEPEAAAADDGHAHEEEAPVDDGHAHDEEMEAAPADDGHAHEEEAPVDDGHAHEEETEATPIDDGHAHEEETAAASADDGHAHEEEAQAAPADVGHTHEEEAEAVPAEDEHDHEEETEAAAADDGHTHDDESEVAAADDGHAHGEANLSIEDVEVTQVTSFFVGTTDRRDVLMLQREINDFEDEPMMAVIPGVALNEMWRSLGYAETGLRLVTIFVVMVGLLGMLVSLYTSLNERRREMAILRAVGAGPNRIVALLVLESACLAAAGALAGLGLVYVLLSVGQSIVEAQVGLFIPIRPPGSVELLFMGAVVTAGFLMGFVPALKAYRTALHDGLTVRV; this is encoded by the coding sequence ATGCTGGTTTTGGACCTCGCGCTAAAATCGCTCCGCAACCGCGCCTTCAGCACCTCGCTCACCGTGGGCTCCATCGCCCTCAGCGTCGCCCTCCTTATCGGCGTCGAGAACGTGCGCGTGGGCATGCGCGAGAGCTTCTCCAACACCATCAGCCAGACCGACCTGATCGTGGGTACCAAGGGCGGCACGATCCAGCTGCTGCTGTATTCGGTCTTCGGTATGGGCGCACCGACGGAGAACGTCTCGTGGGAGGCCTACCGGCAGTGGGCGGATCACCCGGCCGTCGAATGGACCATCCCCTACAGCCTGGGGGATAGCCACCGCGGATTCCGGGTCATCGGAACGAATGACGATTTCTATCACCGCTATCGCTACCGCGGCGGCCAGGAAATCGCACTGGCTGAAGGCCGGGCGAGCGAAGGCTTGTACGACGTGACCCTGGGCGCGGACGTGGCGTCCGAGCTGAACTACTCGCTGGGCGACGAGATCGCGGTGACCCATGGGATCGGCGAGGTGGGTTTCCTGGTCCACGACCACATGCCTTTCACGGTCGTGGGCGTCCTCGCCAAGACGTTCACCCCCGTGGACCGCGCCCTCTACGTGACCCTCGAGGGCATGGAGGCCATCCACCTGGAGGAAGGTACGTCGTCGGCATCGGACGACGGGCACGCCCACGATGAGGCGGAGGCCCCGACGGACGATGGTCATGTGCACGAGGAAGCGGAAGAGTCGGCCCCGGCAGAAGACGGACACGCACACGAGGCGGAGCCTGAGGCGGCTGCCGCGGACGACGGGCATGCACACGAGGAGGAGGCCCCTGTTGACGATGGGCACGCCCATGATGAAGAGATGGAAGCGGCCCCGGCCGACGATGGGCACGCACACGAGGAGGAGGCCCCTGTTGACGATGGGCACGCCCACGAGGAGGAGACCGAGGCGACCCCGATAGACGACGGACACGCACACGAGGAGGAGACGGCGGCGGCTTCGGCAGACGACGGCCATGCCCACGAGGAAGAAGCGCAGGCGGCCCCCGCGGACGTCGGACACACCCACGAGGAGGAGGCCGAGGCGGTTCCGGCAGAAGACGAACACGACCACGAGGAAGAGACGGAGGCAGCTGCTGCGGACGACGGACACACGCATGACGACGAGTCCGAAGTGGCTGCCGCCGACGACGGACACGCACACGGCGAAGCGAATCTCTCGATTGAAGATGTCGAAGTCACCCAGGTGACCTCGTTCTTCGTGGGCACGACCGACCGCCGGGACGTGCTCATGCTGCAACGCGAGATCAACGACTTCGAGGACGAGCCGATGATGGCCGTGATCCCTGGAGTCGCCCTGAACGAGATGTGGCGGAGCCTGGGTTACGCCGAGACCGGCCTGCGGCTGGTGACCATCTTCGTCGTAATGGTGGGGCTGCTGGGCATGCTGGTCTCGCTCTACACGTCGCTCAACGAGCGCCGCCGGGAGATGGCGATCCTTCGCGCCGTCGGAGCCGGTCCCAACCGGATCGTTGCCCTGCTGGTGCTCGAATCGGCCTGCCTGGCCGCGGCGGGAGCGCTCGCCGGACTTGGCCTGGTGTATGTTCTGCTCTCAGTCGGACAGTCTATCGTCGAAGCACAGGTAGGGCTCTTCATCCCGATCCGGCCCCCCGGTTCCGTCGAGCTGCTCTTCATGGGCGCCGTGGTGACGGCCGGTTTCCTGATGGGCTTCGTTCCCGCCCTCAAAGCCTACCGCACGGCCCTCCACGATGGACTGACGGTGCGGGTGTAG
- a CDS encoding ABC transporter ATP-binding protein, translating to MSLAIDIRNLRFRYGEGPWVLDIPELTLERGTRAFLFGPSGSGKTTLLGVLAGVLEANEGEVMVLDEDLASLSGPQRDAFRAEHIGYVFQMFNLIPYLSVIDNITLPVRMHAGRRGRLDGAGVKESAALLAGHLHIGDLLSKPVTELSVGQQQRVAACRALIGAPELIVADEPTSSLDFDRREDFLELLFQECERAGATLVFVSHDRALEGMFSRTISLPDVNKAVL from the coding sequence ATGAGTCTTGCCATCGATATCCGGAACCTGCGCTTCCGCTACGGCGAAGGCCCCTGGGTGCTGGACATCCCCGAGTTGACCCTCGAGCGGGGGACGCGCGCGTTCCTGTTCGGCCCAAGCGGCAGCGGCAAGACCACGCTGCTCGGCGTGCTTGCGGGGGTCCTGGAAGCGAACGAGGGCGAGGTAATGGTGCTGGACGAGGACCTCGCCTCACTTTCAGGCCCACAGCGGGATGCCTTCCGGGCGGAGCACATCGGATATGTCTTCCAGATGTTCAACCTCATCCCCTACCTCTCGGTGATCGACAACATCACCCTGCCTGTGCGCATGCACGCGGGACGCCGGGGCCGGCTGGACGGCGCGGGCGTGAAGGAATCCGCCGCGCTGCTGGCCGGTCATCTCCACATCGGCGATCTGCTGAGTAAGCCGGTGACCGAACTCTCGGTGGGCCAGCAACAGCGGGTGGCGGCGTGCCGCGCGCTCATCGGGGCGCCGGAGCTCATCGTCGCCGATGAGCCGACCTCCTCCCTGGACTTTGACCGCCGCGAGGACTTCCTCGAGCTGCTCTTCCAGGAGTGCGAGCGTGCCGGCGCAACGCTGGTGTTCGTAAGTCACGACCGCGCCCTGGAGGGCATGTTCTCCCGCACCATCTCGCTCCCCGACGTCAACAAGGCGGTGCTTTAA
- a CDS encoding DUF3299 domain-containing protein, whose protein sequence is MVSLSVVRESPKAEPKPAPDHPVDAPAYAPPDVPSVVPAGEPIKVGWHLLASLNYRTGKPGEELAELDGKVVKVPGFAVPLEDWASSVTEFLLVPYVGACIHTPPPPPNQLIYIEMEKDKWAFLNGWNPVWVEGKLKIEMTKSVYGYVGFTITGKRVYPYEY, encoded by the coding sequence ATGGTGTCCCTCAGCGTTGTGCGCGAATCCCCGAAGGCCGAACCGAAGCCCGCTCCTGATCATCCTGTCGACGCACCGGCGTATGCACCACCGGACGTACCGTCGGTCGTACCGGCCGGCGAGCCCATCAAGGTGGGCTGGCACCTCCTGGCCAGCCTGAATTACCGCACCGGCAAGCCGGGCGAGGAGTTGGCGGAACTCGACGGTAAAGTCGTCAAGGTCCCCGGATTTGCGGTTCCACTTGAAGACTGGGCGTCCTCGGTGACGGAGTTCCTCCTTGTTCCCTATGTCGGCGCCTGCATACACACGCCGCCTCCCCCGCCCAACCAGCTCATCTACATCGAAATGGAAAAGGACAAATGGGCGTTTTTGAACGGGTGGAACCCGGTGTGGGTCGAAGGCAAACTCAAGATCGAGATGACCAAGAGCGTGTACGGCTACGTCGGCTTCACCATCACCGGCAAGCGGGTCTATCCGTACGAGTACTGA